The Leishmania braziliensis MHOM/BR/75/M2904 complete genome, chromosome 25 genome includes a region encoding these proteins:
- a CDS encoding frataxin-like protein — protein MKWVRLHQRVALRAMVMTTTSYSVGPLYSLVNTTKSFMTASAMTVARRAVATTGPSEATTIPHIVHYSKLGMDGFTDIKFNTAADELLELIETKVDALDSAAVEDVSCNGGVLTIETAERGVFILNKQAPNVQLWLSSPISGPHHYDMITVTQDGHERVSWKSDHDGHDLVKKLEEELMEAIGADVKL, from the coding sequence ATGAAGTGGGTAAGGCTGCATCAGCGTGTCGCACTGCGCGCGATGGTGATGACGACTACTAGCTACTCGGTCGGCCCTTTGTACTCGCTCGTGAACACTACTAAGAGTTTCATGACAGCAAGCGCGATGACTGTTGCGCGTCGCGCAGTCGCCACGACCGGACCCAGCGAAGCGACTACTATCCCACACATTGTCCATTACTCCAAGCTTGGCATGGATGGCTTCACCGACATTAAGTTCAACACAgccgctgacgagctgcTCGAGCTCATTGAAACGAAGGTGGATGCACTGGACAGCGCGGCGGTAGAGGATGTCAGCTGCAATGGCGGCGTGCTGACCATCGAGACGGCGGAGCGTGGCGTCTTCATACTCAATAAACAAGCCCCAAATGTGCAGCTGTGgctctcctcccccatcTCCGGCCCCCATCATTACGACATGATCACTGTGACCCAGGACGGCCACGAGAGGGTGTCGTGGAAGTCCGACCATGACGGACACGATTTGGTAAAGAAGCTCGAGGAGGAGTTGATGGAGGCGATCGGCGCTGACGTCAAGCTGTGA
- the MGT2 gene encoding MGT2 magnesium transporter, which yields MMRSRVDDVTPGVAAGHPESLLGTRQRYLAFNSSSGASWFVRKDVMLKNVQANQDRTLWVDVEGETPEERRAILNALPWCVSIPSTVLDAVAQPTESDVVELQPSRAQYAHGVLSCAIDPLYGTVDEAASVDEENFSSEAFDAARGFVWCSVLITEALIVTMHDKRFLGLEEVVRALEMRVNLADTTGLGCSTITPSIVLATLVAYSSEMMLPDPTALLSEVDCIDEMVLLIAPGERDQPDLLRRVALLRRRISSFRGLLYLKEKLLRELVTPSMRGSFVAGDMLHVMPIYKEALDKNTQVAVRLDDARDILNQANLNFVTGVSMRMSQSSANMDFKMQILSQVAVICLPLNLLASIFGMNCEVPWLAETHPNLRAFWGIVGLMVGWVLLCSIPTIRHILRGNAAKPIVPADS from the coding sequence ATGATGCGCTCCCGGGTCGACGACGTCACTCCTGGTGTCGCTGCGGGACACCCAGAGTCGCTGCttggcactcgccagcgCTACCTCGCgttcaacagcagcagtggcgcctcTTGGTTTGTGCGCAAAGACGTGATGCTGAAGAACGTGCAGGCGAATCAGGACAGAACTCTATGGGTGGACGTGGAGGGCGAGACGCCAGAGGAGCGTCGCGCCATCTTGAACGCCCTTCCCTGGTGCGTGAGCATCCCGTCAACGGTGCTGGATGCCGTTGCGCAGCCGACGGAGAGTGACGTGGTCGAACTGCAGCCTAGTCGGGCGCAGTATGCTCACGGTGTGCTGAGCTGTGCTATTGACCCTCTGTACGGGACCGTTGATGAGGCCGCCTCGGTTGACGAGGAGAATTTCAGCAGCGAGGCCTTCGACGCCGCCCGCGGCTTTGTCTGGTGCTCGGTGCTCATCACTGAAGCGCTGATCGTGACGATGCACGACAAGCGGTTCCTTGgcctggaggaggtggtgcgggcCCTGGAGATGCGGGTAAACCTGGCGGACACAACCGGTCTCGGGTGCAGCACGATCACGCCGAGCATCGTCCTTGCGACGCTGGTGGCGTATTCCAGCGAAATGATGTTGCCAGAcccgacagcgctgctgagcgagGTGGACTGCATCGACGAGATGGTGCTCCTGATTGCGCCGGGTGAGCGTGACCAGCCGGAtctgctgcggcgtgttgccctgctgcgccgccgcatctCTTCCTTCCGCGGCCTGCTCTACCTGAAGGAGAAACTTCTGCGCGAGTTGGTGACACCCTCGATGCGGGGCAGCTTCGTTGCAGGCGACATGCTGCACGTCATGCCCATCTACAAGGAGGCACTGGATAAGAACACGCAGGTGGCGGTCCGCCTCGACGACGCGCGCGACATCTTGAACCAGGCGAACCTAAACTTTGTGACGGGTGTGTCGATGCGCATGTCGCAGAGCTCGGCGAACATGGACTTCAAGATGCAGATTCTTAGCCAGGTCGCCGTCATTTGCCTGCCGCTGAATCTTCTGGCCTCCATCTTCGGCATGAACTGCGAGGTGCCGTGGCTGGCCGAAACCCATCCCAACCTGAGAGCCTTCTGGGGCATTGTCGGTCTGATGGTGGGGTGGGTACTCCTCTGCAGCATCCCGACGATCCGCCATATCTTGCGCGGCAACGCTGCCAAGCCCATCGTCCCGGCGGACAGTTAG